One Bacillota bacterium genomic region harbors:
- a CDS encoding zinc ribbon domain-containing protein, with the protein MIYEFRCSGCGRRFDVYATLAEKEAGLSPTCPACGSSDVARVFGRVMLLRSALSDAGGSGPGGSDSGGKETDFGGGGWGGDGFGGDDGLDGGDDGFDGGDGLDGDTSSSGDDLDEDW; encoded by the coding sequence GTGATTTACGAGTTCCGGTGCAGCGGCTGCGGCCGGCGCTTCGATGTGTATGCCACGCTCGCGGAGAAGGAGGCCGGGCTGTCCCCCACGTGCCCGGCATGCGGGTCGAGCGACGTGGCGAGGGTCTTCGGCCGGGTGATGCTCCTGCGTTCGGCGCTCTCCGACGCCGGCGGGTCGGGGCCCGGCGGCTCGGACAGCGGCGGCAAAGAGACCGACTTCGGCGGCGGAGGCTGGGGTGGGGACGGGTTCGGCGGTGACGACGGGCTCGATGGCGGCGATGACGGCTTTGACGGGGGCGACGGCCTCGACGGCGACACGTCAAGCAGCGGTGACGATCTCGACGAAGACTGGTGA